The Methanohalophilus portucalensis genome window below encodes:
- a CDS encoding 30S ribosomal protein S28e, with translation MADENLGYAAEVIDVIGNTGMHGEASQIQCRVLDGRDKGRIITRNCMGPVRIGDVLMLMETSREAKKLTTR, from the coding sequence ATGGCAGATGAAAACTTAGGATATGCCGCGGAGGTCATAGATGTCATCGGCAACACCGGTATGCATGGCGAAGCAAGCCAGATCCAGTGCAGAGTACTGGATGGCCGGGACAAGGGCAGGATCATCACCCGTAACTGCATGGGCCCTGTTCGTATCGGCGATGTGCTGATGCTGATGGAGACTTCCAGAGAGGCAAAGAAACTTACAACAAGGTGA
- a CDS encoding 50S ribosomal protein L24e produces METKKCSFCGTKLEPGTGILFAKKDGSTYNFCSSKCRNNYKMGRLPRRTIWTETGRTYMKKA; encoded by the coding sequence ATGGAAACCAAGAAATGCTCTTTCTGCGGAACTAAACTGGAACCTGGAACTGGTATCCTTTTTGCAAAGAAGGACGGTTCTACCTATAATTTCTGCTCCTCTAAATGCAGGAATAATTACAAGATGGGTAGACTTCCAAGGCGTACTATCTGGACCGAAACGGGCAGAACCTACATGAAAAAAGCCTGA
- the ndk gene encoding nucleoside-diphosphate kinase yields the protein MERTYVMIKPDGVQRGLIGEIIGRIERRGLKISAMRMNVIDENDAKEHYSEHCEKPFFGSLISYVISAPSVSMIVEGKDAIKSMRTINGATNPSEAMPGTIRGDFALETGRNVVHASDSVESAEREISIHFKDDETNEYSRIDEEWLYE from the coding sequence ATGGAACGCACATATGTTATGATCAAACCAGACGGAGTCCAGAGGGGACTTATCGGAGAGATCATAGGAAGAATCGAAAGGAGAGGCCTCAAGATAAGTGCCATGCGCATGAATGTTATCGATGAGAATGACGCAAAGGAACATTACAGTGAACACTGCGAAAAGCCATTTTTCGGTTCACTTATATCCTATGTGATTTCCGCTCCTTCAGTTTCAATGATTGTTGAAGGCAAGGATGCAATAAAATCCATGAGGACAATAAATGGTGCCACCAATCCATCCGAAGCAATGCCTGGTACAATAAGGGGCGATTTTGCTCTTGAAACCGGTAGAAATGTGGTACATGCATCCGATTCAGTAGAATCAGCTGAAAGAGAAATCAGCATCCATTTCAAGGATGATGAGACAAACGAATATTCCCGTATAGACGAAGAATGGCTCTATGAGTGA
- the infB gene encoding translation initiation factor IF-2 — MTDNENLRTPIVCVMGHVDHGKTTLLDRIRGSSVAAGEAGAITQHIGATEVMIDSIIERSGASGMKNNFIVPGLLFIDTPGHHAFTSLRSRGGALADLAVVIVDINEGFMPQTKESLQILKRFKTPFVVVANKIDRIHGWQPHESASFLETYNKQSERVRTDLDNKFYEIVGELYNSGFNSERYDRVSDFQRNIGIIPISAVTGEGIPDLLMVLLGLAQKFLESNLHYNASGPGEGTILEVKEEKGLGTTIDIILYDGTLKKGDTIVVGSLGEPIQTKVRALLKPNPMGEISAEEKFQNVESVTAAIGVKISAPNLDDALSGATVRAANPENIETIVKEVQEELDEVQISTGTTGVTLKADTIGSLEALVNELQKEDIPIRKAEVGDISQRDIIEVSAIEDPFNAVLIGFNVKMLPDAKEKAKGADLKIFQNDVIYRLIDDYKDWVKEKKEKSEKTISQLIVKPARFLLLPECTFRQSKPAVVGVRITGGKVKTNIGVTDNSGRVVGTIKGLQLEGENIKEASAGMEVAMAIDGPTIGRQIKEGDVLYSNIPEKHAKVLETEILDSLSADEMETLDAFLEIKRRDNPFWAK, encoded by the coding sequence ATTACCGATAACGAAAATCTCAGGACACCCATTGTATGCGTTATGGGACATGTGGATCACGGTAAAACCACACTGTTAGACAGGATACGCGGTAGTTCTGTGGCTGCAGGAGAAGCCGGTGCGATCACCCAGCATATCGGTGCAACGGAAGTAATGATCGATTCCATAATAGAACGTAGTGGTGCTTCCGGGATGAAGAACAATTTCATCGTACCCGGCCTTTTATTCATAGATACACCGGGACACCATGCATTCACATCCCTGCGTAGCAGAGGAGGAGCACTTGCTGATCTGGCAGTCGTAATTGTAGACATTAATGAGGGCTTCATGCCCCAGACAAAAGAAAGTCTGCAAATACTCAAGCGGTTCAAAACTCCTTTTGTGGTTGTTGCAAATAAGATCGACAGGATACATGGCTGGCAACCACATGAAAGTGCGAGTTTTCTGGAAACTTACAACAAACAAAGTGAACGTGTAAGAACTGATCTTGATAACAAGTTCTATGAAATTGTCGGGGAACTATATAACAGTGGTTTTAATTCCGAACGCTATGACCGTGTTTCTGACTTCCAGAGAAATATAGGAATAATACCAATAAGCGCGGTTACCGGCGAAGGTATACCTGACCTGCTTATGGTATTACTCGGACTGGCCCAGAAATTCCTCGAATCTAATCTTCATTATAACGCAAGTGGACCTGGCGAAGGAACAATACTTGAAGTAAAGGAAGAAAAGGGATTGGGAACCACCATCGATATTATTCTCTATGATGGAACCCTCAAAAAAGGGGACACTATTGTAGTCGGAAGTCTTGGGGAACCTATTCAGACCAAAGTGAGGGCTTTGCTAAAACCCAATCCAATGGGAGAAATATCTGCCGAGGAAAAGTTCCAGAATGTGGAATCAGTTACGGCTGCTATTGGTGTAAAGATATCTGCGCCAAATCTTGATGATGCCCTGTCAGGAGCCACTGTAAGAGCGGCTAACCCGGAAAACATTGAAACTATTGTCAAAGAAGTTCAAGAGGAACTTGACGAGGTACAGATTAGTACGGGCACCACAGGTGTGACTCTTAAAGCAGATACAATCGGATCACTGGAAGCGCTTGTTAATGAACTCCAGAAAGAGGATATACCCATCAGAAAAGCCGAAGTAGGAGACATATCCCAGAGGGATATTATCGAGGTTTCGGCTATCGAAGATCCTTTTAATGCGGTTCTTATTGGCTTTAATGTAAAGATGTTACCTGATGCAAAAGAAAAAGCAAAGGGTGCCGATCTTAAAATATTCCAGAATGATGTTATTTACAGGCTTATTGATGATTACAAAGACTGGGTCAAAGAAAAGAAGGAGAAATCCGAAAAAACAATATCCCAGCTCATAGTCAAGCCTGCAAGATTCCTGCTTCTTCCAGAATGTACGTTCAGACAAAGCAAACCTGCTGTTGTTGGTGTAAGAATCACAGGTGGAAAGGTCAAAACTAACATCGGTGTTACAGATAACAGTGGCAGAGTTGTAGGCACAATCAAAGGGCTCCAATTAGAGGGAGAAAACATCAAGGAAGCCAGTGCAGGGATGGAAGTTGCAATGGCGATTGATGGACCTACAATAGGTCGCCAGATCAAAGAAGGTGATGTACTTTATTCAAATATTCCCGAAAAGCATGCAAAGGTGCTTGAAACGGAGATACTTGACTCACTTTCGGCAGATGAAATGGAAACCCTCGATGCTTTCCTTGAAATCAAACGCAGGGATAATCCGTTCTGGGCCAAGTAA
- a CDS encoding 30S ribosomal protein S6e, with protein MVDFKIVVSDPKAKAYQFDVSGAEANKFIGKAIGETVEGTVVGLPGYTIQVTGGSDRSGFVMRKNVPGPKRQRLLVAEGVGYKPKDKGMRRRKFLRGREIAPDIVQINTKVVGYGDKTIEEILGGGEEGETSEE; from the coding sequence ATGGTAGATTTCAAAATTGTCGTATCAGATCCAAAAGCCAAAGCATATCAGTTCGATGTGAGTGGTGCCGAGGCAAATAAGTTTATAGGAAAAGCAATAGGCGAAACTGTAGAAGGAACAGTAGTCGGTCTTCCCGGTTACACCATCCAGGTTACTGGAGGAAGTGACAGAAGTGGTTTTGTCATGCGCAAGAATGTACCCGGTCCCAAAAGGCAGAGGTTACTCGTAGCCGAAGGTGTCGGATATAAGCCAAAAGACAAGGGAATGCGTCGCCGTAAATTCCTGAGAGGAAGAGAAATAGCTCCGGATATTGTCCAGATCAACACGAAAGTTGTTGGATACGGAGACAAAACCATCGAAGAAATTCTCGGTGGCGGAGAAGAGGGAGAAACTTCCGAAGAGTAA
- a CDS encoding DUF4389 domain-containing protein: protein MDIRNSNTKQLFSYEKKASRLELFFRIIYSILIGIVLYIYGIFTGICLVLQWFVILIAGRRIERLNRIIKGYLEYCTHVIGYLFLTTDIRPSIKPPSIAIFEKKLYYDRDTVEIIKKDS, encoded by the coding sequence ATGGATATCCGGAATTCAAACACAAAACAGCTCTTCTCTTATGAGAAGAAGGCCAGCAGACTTGAATTATTTTTCAGGATCATTTATTCCATTCTTATAGGAATTGTACTCTATATATACGGGATATTTACCGGAATCTGTCTTGTCCTTCAATGGTTTGTAATCCTTATTGCAGGAAGGAGAATCGAGAGACTAAACCGTATCATAAAGGGCTACCTTGAGTACTGCACTCATGTCATAGGATATCTTTTCCTCACAACTGATATAAGGCCGTCTATAAAGCCACCCTCAATAGCAATATTTGAAAAGAAGCTGTACTATGATAGGGATACAGTAGAGATAATAAAAAAAGATAGCTGA
- a CDS encoding helix-turn-helix transcriptional regulator yields the protein MQTEFVPIKSKAGRIDMRRSLIDITCFSEKRKRLLLLLMEGKKDIDEIKEVLDETSPSILPQIKILKENGLIVQENGTYSLTRIGMLLVHMLQEVFQTFDVLEDHFDYFNEHDLTPIPKELLNNIGELNNSEYIVPSLTDAFDPFTKIKPLTKASIWIKAFIAVYHPEYPPLASEMVSKGANLSLIMTEPMFEKMKNDYPEATRILKNSDNSRILIYKGEVMPSLIIASDQYFLLSLMLKTCRYDNSYLMGTKKEAIEWATKLYEWYEKKSELVPKKD from the coding sequence TTGCAGACAGAATTTGTACCAATTAAAAGCAAAGCAGGAAGAATAGATATGAGGCGCTCACTTATTGACATTACATGTTTTTCCGAAAAACGTAAGCGCCTTCTTCTCCTGCTTATGGAAGGCAAAAAAGATATTGATGAAATAAAAGAGGTTCTTGATGAAACTTCGCCTTCAATTCTTCCCCAGATAAAAATATTGAAAGAAAACGGCCTCATAGTTCAGGAAAATGGTACGTATTCATTAACCAGAATTGGCATGTTGCTGGTGCACATGCTTCAGGAGGTGTTTCAAACATTTGATGTACTTGAAGACCATTTCGATTATTTTAATGAACATGATTTAACCCCTATTCCAAAAGAATTATTGAACAATATCGGAGAATTAAATAATAGTGAATATATAGTACCTTCACTTACTGATGCATTCGATCCTTTCACAAAAATAAAACCACTTACAAAAGCATCTATCTGGATTAAAGCTTTTATTGCAGTCTATCATCCTGAATATCCTCCGCTTGCCTCTGAAATGGTCTCAAAAGGAGCAAACTTATCGTTGATAATGACAGAACCGATGTTTGAAAAAATGAAAAATGATTATCCTGAAGCAACCCGGATACTCAAAAATTCAGACAATTCCCGGATATTGATCTACAAAGGAGAAGTTATGCCCTCCTTAATCATTGCTTCTGATCAATATTTCCTTTTATCCCTTATGTTGAAAACCTGCCGTTATGACAACAGCTACCTTATGGGTACAAAAAAAGAAGCCATCGAATGGGCAACCAAGCTGTATGAATGGTATGAAAAAAAATCAGAGTTAGTCCCAAAAAAGGACTAA
- a CDS encoding pyridoxamine 5'-phosphate oxidase family protein produces MVKLTEDMKESIANVRPLPLATASKDGIPNVIPIGMCKLVDDATIWIVDNYFLKTRNNLEENPKASLYVWGEGSKGCFQIKGDVEIKTEGDDYDAAYAMAKEKGEKYPAKALIVMKITDVFECKGGPEAGKKLL; encoded by the coding sequence ATGGTAAAACTCACAGAAGATATGAAAGAATCAATTGCCAATGTCAGGCCGCTTCCTCTTGCTACCGCCTCTAAAGACGGTATACCAAATGTAATTCCAATTGGTATGTGTAAACTTGTGGATGATGCAACTATCTGGATTGTGGATAATTATTTTTTGAAAACCCGCAATAACCTTGAAGAAAATCCTAAAGCATCACTTTATGTGTGGGGTGAAGGCTCAAAGGGCTGTTTCCAGATAAAAGGTGATGTGGAAATTAAGACTGAAGGTGATGATTACGATGCTGCATATGCCATGGCAAAGGAAAAAGGAGAGAAATATCCTGCCAAAGCCCTGATTGTCATGAAAATTACCGATGTCTTTGAGTGTAAAGGTGGCCCTGAAGCTGGAAAGAAGTTGCTCTGA
- the pdxT gene encoding pyridoxal 5'-phosphate synthase glutaminase subunit PdxT: MRIGIIAIQGDVSEHVDAVERALCERGIEGEVLEIRHEGIVPRCDAVILPGGESTTLGRLIEREGIAGEIQNAAKNGIPVLGTCAGLILVATRGDEQVHKTHQHLLGLMDVKVNRNAFGRQRESFEVDLDLPFLDSPYTAIFIRAPAIMDAGPEVDVLSTINGRIVAARQNNVLALAFHPELTPDLRLHHYFLDMISVT; encoded by the coding sequence ATGCGTATCGGTATAATCGCCATACAAGGTGATGTTTCCGAACATGTTGATGCCGTAGAACGTGCCCTTTGCGAAAGGGGCATTGAAGGGGAAGTGCTGGAAATCCGTCATGAAGGCATTGTGCCCCGGTGTGACGCCGTCATACTACCCGGAGGGGAAAGTACAACATTGGGCCGTCTGATTGAGAGAGAAGGAATTGCAGGTGAAATTCAGAATGCTGCAAAGAACGGTATTCCTGTACTTGGCACCTGCGCCGGCTTGATCCTTGTTGCAACCCGCGGGGACGAACAGGTGCATAAGACCCATCAGCATCTTCTCGGTCTGATGGATGTAAAAGTGAACCGGAATGCTTTCGGAAGGCAGCGGGAGTCCTTTGAGGTTGATCTGGATCTTCCATTCCTGGATTCTCCCTATACAGCAATTTTTATCCGGGCCCCTGCAATCATGGATGCAGGTCCGGAAGTTGATGTATTGTCAACAATTAATGGGAGAATTGTAGCAGCAAGACAAAACAATGTACTTGCTCTGGCTTTCCATCCCGAACTGACGCCTGATCTACGGTTGCATCATTATTTCCTGGATATGATATCGGTTACCTGA
- the pdxS gene encoding pyridoxal 5'-phosphate synthase lyase subunit PdxS, with protein MELENLRHGTELIKRGFARMQKGGVIMDVTNPEQARIAEEAGAVAVMALQAVPADIRKAGGVARMADPEIVAQIIDTVTIPVMAKARIGHFVEAEILESLGADMVDESEVLTPADEMYHIDKTGFTVPFVCGARDLGEALRRINEGAAMIRTKGEAGTGDVREAVRHMKKIMGEVRELAGKDKEELIKVARDIEAPIELVLESADLQRLPVVNFAAGGVATPADAALMMRLGADGVFVGSGIFKAENPEMMAKAVVEAVNNYDNPEKLAEISRGIGSGMKGMSADTILPEEALQTRGW; from the coding sequence ATGGAACTTGAAAACTTAAGGCACGGTACTGAACTCATTAAAAGAGGTTTTGCCAGAATGCAGAAAGGCGGGGTTATTATGGATGTAACCAACCCTGAGCAGGCTAGAATCGCCGAAGAAGCAGGGGCTGTGGCTGTAATGGCCCTGCAGGCAGTTCCGGCTGATATCCGTAAGGCCGGTGGAGTGGCCAGAATGGCAGACCCGGAAATAGTTGCGCAGATTATTGATACTGTAACAATTCCTGTAATGGCAAAGGCCAGGATCGGCCATTTTGTAGAAGCTGAAATCCTTGAATCCCTGGGAGCTGATATGGTAGATGAGTCTGAAGTCCTGACTCCTGCAGACGAAATGTACCATATTGATAAAACCGGTTTTACTGTTCCTTTTGTATGTGGTGCAAGAGACCTTGGTGAAGCCCTGAGACGTATCAATGAAGGTGCGGCAATGATACGTACCAAAGGTGAAGCAGGTACCGGGGATGTCCGTGAGGCTGTGCGCCACATGAAAAAGATCATGGGGGAAGTACGTGAACTTGCCGGCAAGGACAAAGAAGAACTCATCAAGGTTGCCCGTGATATCGAAGCACCCATAGAACTTGTTCTTGAGTCTGCAGACTTACAGCGTTTGCCTGTGGTAAACTTTGCAGCAGGTGGTGTTGCCACTCCAGCAGATGCTGCCCTAATGATGAGGCTGGGTGCAGATGGTGTATTCGTAGGCTCTGGAATTTTCAAGGCTGAAAATCCTGAAATGATGGCTAAAGCAGTTGTGGAAGCAGTTAATAATTATGATAACCCCGAAAAACTGGCAGAAATTTCCAGGGGAATCGGTTCAGGAATGAAGGGTATGAGTGCTGACACTATACTCCCTGAAGAAGCTCTGCAGACCCGTGGCTGGTAA
- a CDS encoding symporter small accessory protein has translation MLGIEDPQIWIAYILCIAGAISCMIYGIMKWNDGEETEVCS, from the coding sequence ATGCTTGGAATAGAAGACCCCCAAATATGGATAGCATATATCCTGTGTATAGCAGGTGCGATAAGCTGTATGATATATGGTATAATGAAATGGAATGACGGCGAGGAAACGGAGGTCTGCTCATGA
- a CDS encoding sodium:solute symporter family protein → MISTPVLGVIILIYLMIIFYLGMLGYKKTKEIDDYMVAGRHINPYILALSYGATFISTSAIIGFGGAAGALGMGLLWLAVMNIIVGILIAFVFFGSRTRRMGLRLKAVTFPELLGRRFQSRFIQGFSGGLIGVFMPLYAGIVLIGGARFVETTLGINYDVAVLLLTVIVAAYVITGGLIAVMYTDALQGAFMFIGMLVLLALTYVKLGGIAEAHQALTAMTPLVPDSLAAGGHLGWTAMPAFGSPIWWTLVSTLILGVGVGVLAQPQLAVRFMTVENDRALNRAVLVGGPFILMMTGVAFTVGSLSNAFFYKTEGLISVAVTGGNTDLIIPQYINNAMPETFVILFMLTLLAAAMSTLSSQYHTMGTSIGHDFYRQFVKRGEVGKTVNITRLGIATTILISVILAYILPISIIARATAIFFGLCAAAFLPMYAGALFWPRMTREGAIASLLVGTFASLFWLGFVHAKEAVPLGICKFIFGTDTLLTGTWTVVDPILVATPLAAVVAVAVSYMTKPTSTEHLKKCYGK, encoded by the coding sequence ATGATAAGCACCCCCGTCCTTGGTGTAATTATCCTGATCTATCTTATGATAATTTTTTATCTGGGAATGCTTGGATACAAAAAGACAAAAGAAATTGACGATTATATGGTCGCCGGCAGGCACATCAATCCATATATACTTGCCCTTTCCTATGGCGCCACATTTATCAGTACATCGGCAATCATTGGTTTTGGCGGGGCTGCCGGTGCACTGGGAATGGGATTGCTCTGGCTTGCGGTAATGAACATCATTGTCGGGATACTCATAGCGTTTGTGTTTTTCGGATCCAGAACACGCCGCATGGGATTAAGGCTTAAAGCAGTTACATTTCCTGAATTACTGGGACGCAGATTCCAGTCACGTTTCATACAGGGTTTCTCGGGCGGCCTCATAGGAGTATTTATGCCCCTTTATGCAGGTATCGTGCTGATTGGCGGAGCCCGTTTTGTCGAAACCACCCTGGGGATAAACTATGATGTGGCAGTCCTTTTACTTACGGTAATTGTTGCAGCATACGTTATCACCGGGGGATTGATAGCAGTTATGTACACAGACGCCCTTCAGGGAGCATTCATGTTTATAGGAATGCTGGTCCTGCTTGCACTTACTTACGTCAAACTGGGAGGAATCGCTGAAGCACATCAAGCACTCACAGCAATGACACCCCTTGTTCCTGATTCACTTGCAGCAGGGGGACATCTGGGATGGACGGCAATGCCCGCCTTCGGGTCGCCTATCTGGTGGACACTGGTATCTACCCTGATACTTGGAGTTGGTGTCGGTGTACTTGCTCAACCTCAACTGGCTGTCAGGTTCATGACTGTGGAAAATGACAGGGCATTGAACAGGGCAGTCCTTGTAGGCGGCCCATTCATTTTAATGATGACGGGAGTTGCCTTTACAGTAGGTTCTCTTTCAAATGCTTTTTTTTACAAAACAGAAGGGTTGATATCCGTAGCTGTAACGGGAGGAAATACCGACCTGATAATTCCACAATATATCAACAATGCAATGCCTGAAACTTTTGTTATCCTATTCATGTTAACCTTACTGGCAGCCGCCATGTCAACATTAAGTTCCCAATACCATACAATGGGAACATCAATCGGACATGATTTCTATCGCCAGTTTGTTAAGAGAGGAGAAGTTGGCAAAACAGTCAATATTACAAGGTTGGGAATTGCAACAACCATTCTGATAAGTGTTATATTGGCTTACATCCTGCCTATAAGTATAATAGCCCGTGCCACAGCAATCTTTTTTGGATTATGTGCAGCGGCCTTTTTACCGATGTATGCAGGAGCTTTATTCTGGCCACGTATGACAAGGGAGGGAGCAATTGCAAGCCTGTTAGTTGGAACATTTGCAAGCTTGTTCTGGCTGGGCTTTGTTCATGCAAAAGAAGCAGTCCCGCTGGGAATCTGCAAATTCATATTCGGAACGGATACTCTCCTGACCGGAACCTGGACAGTTGTGGACCCGATTCTCGTTGCAACCCCCCTTGCAGCAGTCGTAGCCGTTGCAGTAAGTTATATGACAAAACCGACATCTACAGAACATCTGAAAAAATGCTACGGGAAATAA
- the gyrA gene encoding DNA gyrase subunit A → MAEDNDINPLDKKIEQHDGEGGRVVPVLIQDEMRRSYIDYSMSVIVGRALPDARDGLKPVHRRILHSMNEAGITHDKAYKKSARVVGDVLGKFHPHGDTAVYDSLVRMVQDFSLRYPLIDGQGNFGSVDGDSAAAMRYTEVRMDKITTEMLEDIKKGTVDFKPNYDGSLEEPEVLPSKLPNLLLNGSTGIAVGMATNMAPHNLREVVDATVKLIDDPDTELSELRKIVKGPDFPTGGIIMGTSGIKTAYETGRSPIHLRAVTEIEEMKNDKYRIVVYELPYQVNKARLVESIANLVRDKKIEGISDLRDESGREGMRVVIELKKAANPKVLLNQLYKQTQLETTFGIINLALVDGVPRVLNLRELIQIYLKHRIDVISRRTAFDLRKAEERAHILQGLKIALDNIDEVIKLIRGSSTTEEAREGLISNFDLDEIQAKAILDMRLQRLTGLERQKIDEEYNGLIDTIADLKDILANDERKYAIIKDEVLELKNKYGDERRTLIQGSREELADEDLIPEEEVVVTSTQSGYIKNIPLQTYNMQHRGGRGVRGMETKEDDTVGSIFVASTHDYILFFTNRGKVYWQKVYDIPRGSRQSRGKAIVNLLELAEGESVNAMIPVHDFEKDRYLFMGTRDGTVKRCSLSDFSNPRKAGIIAISLKEGDELVNVLQTDGNQDIMLASRHGKALRISEEDVRVMGRTARGVKGMKLTGEDVIVSLDVVDSDATLLTVTENGFGKRTPFDEYRTLRRGGQGVITIFTDMRNGPVVTVKTVEDDNEIILTSSAGIVIRIPVTDIRVQGRNTKGVKIMNIREKDKVVSLARIKKEE, encoded by the coding sequence ATGGCAGAAGATAATGATATTAATCCTCTTGATAAAAAAATCGAGCAGCATGACGGGGAAGGCGGACGTGTAGTTCCGGTGCTTATCCAGGATGAAATGAGACGTTCTTATATTGATTACTCGATGAGTGTTATTGTGGGGAGGGCCCTACCTGATGCCCGTGATGGTTTGAAGCCGGTTCATCGTCGTATTCTTCATTCGATGAATGAAGCCGGTATAACCCATGATAAGGCGTACAAGAAATCCGCCCGTGTAGTGGGTGATGTATTGGGTAAGTTCCATCCGCACGGTGATACTGCTGTTTATGACAGTCTGGTGCGTATGGTCCAGGACTTTTCCCTGCGTTATCCATTAATAGACGGGCAGGGTAACTTTGGGTCTGTTGATGGTGATTCTGCTGCAGCAATGCGTTACACAGAAGTCCGCATGGATAAGATAACCACTGAAATGCTTGAGGATATCAAGAAGGGAACTGTAGATTTCAAACCTAACTATGATGGTTCCCTGGAGGAACCTGAAGTCCTGCCTTCAAAGTTGCCCAACCTTCTCTTGAACGGCTCCACAGGTATTGCTGTGGGAATGGCGACCAACATGGCTCCCCATAATCTCAGGGAGGTCGTGGATGCTACTGTCAAATTGATTGATGACCCTGATACTGAACTTTCAGAACTTCGAAAGATCGTGAAAGGACCGGATTTCCCTACTGGTGGTATCATAATGGGTACCAGTGGGATCAAGACTGCTTATGAGACAGGACGCTCCCCTATCCATCTGCGTGCCGTGACCGAGATAGAGGAGATGAAGAATGATAAATACCGCATTGTGGTATACGAACTTCCTTATCAGGTGAACAAGGCACGTCTTGTGGAATCCATCGCCAATCTTGTAAGGGATAAAAAAATTGAGGGTATTTCAGATTTAAGGGATGAATCCGGCAGGGAAGGTATGCGGGTGGTTATTGAGCTTAAGAAGGCAGCCAATCCCAAAGTCCTGCTCAATCAGCTCTACAAACAGACCCAGCTTGAAACAACATTTGGTATCATTAACCTGGCTCTGGTTGACGGTGTACCTCGCGTGCTTAATCTCAGGGAACTGATCCAGATATATCTCAAACATCGTATAGATGTTATCAGTCGACGTACAGCTTTTGATCTAAGAAAGGCTGAGGAAAGGGCACATATTCTCCAGGGGCTTAAAATAGCCCTGGATAATATCGATGAAGTTATCAAATTGATACGCGGCTCTTCTACCACAGAGGAAGCAAGAGAAGGGCTTATAAGTAATTTCGATCTGGATGAAATTCAGGCCAAAGCTATTCTGGATATGAGGCTGCAGCGTCTGACTGGATTGGAGAGGCAAAAGATCGATGAAGAGTATAATGGTCTGATCGATACGATTGCCGATCTTAAGGATATTCTTGCAAATGATGAGCGTAAATATGCGATTATTAAGGATGAAGTTCTGGAGTTGAAAAATAAATATGGTGATGAGCGCAGAACCCTTATTCAGGGTAGCCGTGAAGAACTTGCGGATGAAGACCTGATACCCGAGGAAGAAGTGGTTGTAACCTCAACCCAGAGTGGTTATATAAAGAATATTCCTCTCCAGACATATAATATGCAGCATCGGGGCGGTCGTGGTGTGAGAGGTATGGAAACAAAGGAAGATGATACTGTGGGAAGCATCTTTGTGGCTTCTACCCATGATTACATCCTCTTTTTCACAAATCGCGGTAAGGTTTACTGGCAAAAGGTCTATGATATTCCCAGGGGAAGCCGCCAGTCCAGAGGCAAGGCTATTGTTAACCTGCTTGAACTTGCTGAAGGTGAATCAGTAAATGCTATGATTCCGGTACATGATTTTGAGAAGGATCGCTACCTTTTCATGGGTACCCGTGATGGGACCGTAAAACGTTGCAGTCTTTCGGATTTCAGTAATCCTCGCAAAGCCGGTATTATTGCGATTTCCCTGAAAGAGGGGGATGAACTTGTAAATGTCCTCCAGACCGACGGAAACCAGGATATAATGCTGGCTTCAAGGCATGGCAAAGCCCTCCGTATCTCTGAAGAAGATGTGCGTGTGATGGGCAGGACGGCACGTGGTGTGAAGGGTATGAAACTGACAGGTGAGGATGTTATTGTAAGCCTAGATGTTGTAGATTCTGATGCTACCCTGCTGACCGTTACAGAGAATGGTTTTGGTAAACGCACGCCATTTGATGAGTACCGTACCCTTCGTCGTGGAGGGCAGGGAGTGATAACCATTTTCACTGATATGCGCAATGGTCCCGTGGTCACTGTAAAAACAGTGGAAGATGATAACGAGATCATCCTGACAAGCTCTGCCGGCATTGTGATACGTATCCCTGTGACAGATATTAGAGTGCAGGGACGTAATACTAAGGGTGTAAAAATTATGAATATCAGGGAGAAAGATAAAGTGGTCAGTTTGGCCAGAATTAAAAAAGAGGAGTAA